CGTACTCATCTCCGTGGATACGACCCATTGGACAGCCAAACACAGCTGGAATTCCAATCGCACTATCCAGGTCGAAATGGTGTCAAAGATGGTCTGTATTTGCTGCTCATGGTGTCATCGAGAGTTGCTACGGAGAAGACCGTATACGCTGCATGTTATGTCATCGTCTGCACAAACCAGCACCATCTTGGTTATCAGACTTTATGCTGAATGCAACGCTATATGCCAGGGGTATGCCAATCCTACAATTTTGGCTCTCTGGGATCCAGGTTTTAGCTCTTGTCTAGAACAGATCCTCGAACCAGGCAAACAAGACTGCCGTGACGTCAACTAAGCCCAAGAAACGAGCAGCTCGAACTCGGGACCCGGCAGCGCCCCCACTCCTTCATTCACAAAAAGAGGATTCAGTGATCCGATTCACACTATTATGCCCATGAATATCCTTGTCCAACCCGGCTGTCTGGACAGAGTGAACGCCTCGGGAAGACGCGGCAACCCACGCGCATAGCTCCCAGCCCGGGCCTTCAACCCTACGGAACGCTTCCGCAGTATACGAATGGAGTTGCATATGAttccaaccaccaccacgattATAATGAATATAGGCAATATTCCCCAAAGTAACTCGTTTGTATTGTGTAAAAGAATGATCACACGCAGGTACTGTACCACACACACCCCGCAGCGGTCCCAGCCCTCCGCACCTCCGCTGCAACCTAATACGTACATAGAATGGTAGCTGTAACCCATATAACCCACATACTAGCCTACTAGCTACAACTACTGCTACTCGCTATACGCTACAAGCCTCTATACTACACAAGCATACAAACCTACAAAATCTACAAACTACATTCTACATAGCCTACCCATCCACATCTCTACAAAACCAAAATGTCCGAACAAACCATAACCCTCCACACTTACTTccgctcctcctgctccgcgCGCCTCCGCATCGCCCTCAACCTAAAATCCATCCCctacacctccatccccatcaaccTACTCAAAAACGAGCATCACAGTACTCAAAACACATCTCTGAACCCCTCCGCCAGCGTTCCGACCCTCATCATCGAGAATCCCGAACACACAAACGATGGAAAAACAATCGTTATCCCCCAGTCCCTCGCGGCGCTGGAATACCTCGAAGAAACCCACCCAACAgcacaccccctcctcccaccgaCTTCCGACCCCACCGGGCGCGCAACAGTCCGCACCCTAGCCAACATCATCGCCTGCGACGTGCAGCCGGTCACGAACATGCGGATCCTGAAGCGGGTGGCGCCGCTCGGCGTGGACAGGGAGGCATGGTCGAAGGAATTAGTTGAGGATGGGTTCCGGGCGTACGAAGCTATTGCGGAGAAAACGGCAGGGAGGTATAGTGTTGGGGATGAGATTACCTTGGCGGATGTGTGTCTTTTGCCTGCTGTTTGGGGGGCAGAGAGAGTGGGTGTGGATTTGGGCAACTTTCCGGTTATTAAgggggtgagggagaggttggaggaggtggaggctgTTAGGAGGGCGCATTGGAGGAGTCAGGATGATACACCGGAGGAGTTTAGGGTTGGTGATAAGCAGTGAGATAGGGAGAGGTTTGGTTTGGAGGGGTGGGCTAGATAAAGTGTGTTTGGGATTGAAGTGGTGGGTTTCATAGTTTTATCTATGTAGGTTTGGACTGACTTTTAAGTATATGTTCGGGTTTGGTGGGTCTGGATCTGGGTGTTACGCCTACAGTTGGAATTGGCTCCGTGGCTCCGCGGAGTAAAAGGGAAGAACGGTCTGGACCAGGaatttcttatcttcttttgAATGTAACTTTGTCATTGTTGGGTTCACATtcacatcatatcatatcgaAGAATACAATAGGCAAAAGGTTTCATGGCGTGCGATCGTGCGATAAGAGCTAGGACTTGCTAATTGCAATCTAGAACTCCAGCTTCACCGCGGGGAGAATGGTGGCACTGCAGTCGCCGAATCCGACGTAGTTTCCCTCTGTGCCCGCCTTGCCTCTGAGGAC
The window above is part of the Aspergillus luchuensis IFO 4308 DNA, chromosome 8, nearly complete sequence genome. Proteins encoded here:
- the maiA gene encoding maleylacetoacetate isomerase MaiA (COG:E;~EggNog:ENOG410PVT6;~InterPro:IPR036249,IPR040079,IPR005955,IPR036282, IPR010987,IPR034330,IPR034333,IPR004045,IPR004046;~PFAM:PF13409,PF00043,PF14497,PF13417,PF02798;~go_component: GO:0005737 - cytoplasm [Evidence IEA];~go_function: GO:0003824 - catalytic activity [Evidence IEA];~go_function: GO:0005515 - protein binding [Evidence IEA];~go_process: GO:0006749 - glutathione metabolic process [Evidence IEA];~go_process: GO:0009072 - aromatic amino acid family metabolic process [Evidence IEA]), which translates into the protein MSEQTITLHTYFRSSCSARLRIALNLKSIPYTSIPINLLKNEHHSTQNTSLNPSASVPTLIIENPEHTNDGKTIVIPQSLAALEYLEETHPTAHPLLPPTSDPTGRATVRTLANIIACDVQPVTNMRILKRVAPLGVDREAWSKELVEDGFRAYEAIAEKTAGRYSVGDEITLADVCLLPAVWGAERVGVDLGNFPVIKGVRERLEEVEAVRRAHWRSQDDTPEEFRVGDKQ